A genomic stretch from Deltaproteobacteria bacterium includes:
- a CDS encoding S8 family serine peptidase: MVRFPSDMRIRFFITILTIMFLLAAGPRPSQALEKVPQGTDGKESVVWHVGDRPVRAVMALDEFALFTRPGQRLDLKETSLAEILQVDTLAVEEGDRFTRLKMPFPVNRKDLPSILATLRRTENAEAASPVFYRGTDRSPASRLIPTGNIIVRYPDSLTKGDIAAIEEIYDLERVQVFPLSDRAFLYYAGDPLDSIETADRLYKEKNVLYSYPACLRYFEKKAIPTDTLFGDQWHLKNTGQEGGTPGEDVNIVTTWDVYRGSTNEVIAVVDDGLEIHHEDLQANVLQEYCWDFVDIDNDPTASNHGTSCAGLAAARGFNGIGVVGAAPSAGLVGIRIMNAYGFIDEADEALGLTFEPDIIDIYSNSWGSTDSGAYLKILPPATEDALEAGVTTGRNGLGNIYVWAGGNGNGEPEYDNSNYDGYTNSRYTIAVASSTCDGEQADYSEEGSNILINAPSSSETADVTTTARTYLGKYTNTFTGTSASTPVVSGIVALMLQANPSLGWRDVQHILITTAEKNDPLDIDWTTNGAGYHINHKYGFGRVDATAAVTAAETWLPAEDDVVTEKTSSPHIPIPDNDPVGVSDSITISDDITVEFVDVFFTADHPYWGDLAIVLTAPSGTQSILALQHRNGRGNEYDNWRFGTVRHFGESALGTWTLAVGDLAEKDSGTFDTWKIRIYGVPEIHTITATAGAGGTISPAGSIVVGHGARQTFAIKPDDGFWIASISIDGTGIGAFSTYTFTNVTRDHTIEATFADLPPTYEIRASAGAGGNIDPSGTIPVAAESEKAFTISPDQGYHVSDVLVDGASVGAVSSYTFTDIGEDHEIQALFETDVVTFSITATAGEGGTITPSGTLTVAEGGTLSFAVAAEKGYSIADVFVDGTSAGAISTYTFESVTADHVIEATFEKKESGSGGGGGCFIGTLCGKR; this comes from the coding sequence ATGGTACGGTTCCCTTCCGACATGAGAATACGTTTCTTCATCACCATACTGACCATCATGTTCCTGCTTGCAGCCGGACCCCGCCCGTCGCAGGCGCTTGAAAAGGTCCCCCAGGGGACCGACGGGAAAGAAAGCGTCGTCTGGCATGTAGGAGACCGTCCGGTACGGGCCGTCATGGCGCTCGACGAGTTCGCCCTTTTCACCCGCCCGGGACAAAGGCTCGACCTGAAAGAAACGTCCCTCGCGGAAATTCTCCAGGTGGATACCCTTGCTGTCGAGGAGGGCGACCGCTTTACCCGCCTGAAGATGCCCTTCCCCGTCAACCGGAAAGACCTGCCATCCATCCTGGCCACGCTGCGCCGAACGGAAAACGCCGAAGCGGCAAGCCCCGTTTTCTACCGCGGAACGGACCGTAGCCCGGCATCCCGGCTGATCCCAACGGGAAATATCATTGTCCGCTACCCTGACTCATTGACGAAGGGTGACATTGCCGCTATTGAGGAAATCTATGACCTGGAACGGGTACAGGTCTTTCCCCTCTCCGACCGGGCGTTCCTCTATTATGCCGGCGACCCTCTCGATTCGATAGAGACGGCCGATCGGCTTTATAAAGAAAAGAATGTTCTGTATTCCTATCCCGCCTGCTTACGATACTTCGAGAAAAAAGCCATTCCGACCGATACCCTCTTCGGTGATCAGTGGCACTTGAAAAACACGGGGCAGGAGGGTGGCACGCCGGGTGAGGACGTGAACATCGTCACCACCTGGGACGTGTACCGGGGCAGTACTAACGAGGTCATTGCCGTCGTGGACGACGGCCTTGAGATACATCACGAGGATCTTCAGGCCAATGTTCTTCAGGAATACTGCTGGGATTTTGTGGACATTGACAATGATCCCACTGCCAGCAATCATGGAACATCATGCGCCGGTCTCGCCGCCGCCCGCGGATTCAACGGGATCGGTGTTGTGGGCGCCGCCCCCTCCGCCGGTCTTGTGGGAATCCGTATTATGAACGCCTATGGTTTCATTGATGAAGCCGATGAGGCCCTGGGTCTCACGTTCGAGCCGGATATAATCGACATATACAGCAATAGTTGGGGCTCCACCGACAGCGGCGCGTATTTGAAAATTCTTCCACCTGCAACGGAAGATGCTCTGGAGGCAGGCGTCACGACCGGAAGGAACGGGCTTGGAAACATTTATGTCTGGGCCGGGGGAAACGGGAACGGTGAGCCCGAATATGATAATTCAAATTATGACGGCTATACCAATTCCCGTTACACCATCGCCGTGGCCTCGTCCACCTGCGACGGAGAACAAGCCGATTACTCTGAGGAAGGTTCAAACATCCTGATAAACGCCCCGTCGAGCAGTGAAACAGCGGATGTGACGACAACGGCTCGAACATACCTTGGAAAATATACAAACACCTTCACGGGCACATCGGCGTCGACGCCCGTTGTTTCCGGCATCGTCGCCCTTATGCTGCAGGCGAACCCCTCTTTGGGCTGGCGTGACGTGCAGCACATCCTTATCACCACTGCGGAGAAGAATGATCCCCTGGATATAGACTGGACCACCAACGGCGCCGGTTATCACATCAATCATAAATACGGTTTCGGCCGGGTCGATGCAACGGCGGCGGTCACCGCCGCTGAAACGTGGTTGCCGGCCGAGGACGACGTTGTGACCGAAAAGACATCGAGTCCCCACATACCGATCCCTGACAATGATCCGGTGGGGGTCAGCGACAGCATAACGATCTCCGATGACATCACGGTTGAGTTCGTGGATGTCTTTTTTACCGCGGATCATCCCTACTGGGGGGACCTTGCGATAGTGCTGACCGCGCCCTCGGGAACACAGAGCATTCTGGCTCTGCAACACAGGAACGGTCGCGGCAACGAATACGACAACTGGCGTTTTGGAACCGTCCGCCATTTCGGGGAATCGGCCCTGGGAACATGGACACTCGCGGTGGGAGACCTGGCTGAAAAAGATTCAGGAACATTCGATACGTGGAAGATCAGGATCTACGGGGTTCCGGAGATCCACACGATCACAGCCACGGCTGGTGCGGGGGGAACTATCTCTCCTGCAGGCTCAATTGTGGTCGGTCATGGAGCAAGACAGACATTTGCGATCAAGCCCGATGATGGTTTCTGGATCGCTTCTATCAGCATAGACGGTACCGGTATTGGAGCATTTTCCACATATACCTTCACAAATGTTACCCGTGATCATACCATCGAGGCCACCTTTGCCGATCTGCCGCCAACTTACGAGATACGCGCCTCGGCGGGAGCAGGTGGAAATATCGATCCATCGGGTACGATACCGGTTGCGGCAGAAAGCGAAAAGGCATTTACCATCTCCCCCGATCAGGGGTATCATGTGTCTGATGTGCTGGTGGATGGTGCGTCGGTGGGCGCGGTCTCATCTTACACTTTTACCGACATCGGGGAAGACCATGAGATCCAGGCGCTCTTTGAGACAGACGTCGTCACATTTTCCATCACGGCAACCGCCGGTGAAGGCGGCACTATAACCCCCTCGGGGACCCTCACGGTGGCGGAAGGCGGAACCCTTTCATTTGCCGTAGCAGCGGAAAAAGGGTATTCCATCGCCGATGTTTTTGTCGATGGCACATCGGCTGGTGCCATCTCAACGTATACCTTCGAATCGGTGACGGCGGACCATGTCATCGAGGCGACCTTTGAAAAGAAAGAAAGCGGTTCCGGCGGAGGCGGCGGGTGTTTCATCGGAACGCTGTGTGGAAAACGGTAA
- a CDS encoding alanyl-tRNA editing protein — protein sequence MATEKVFWQDPYLTELIATVTDVSGNIVTLDRTILYAFAGGQESDRGTIQGFKVLKAEKDDLEIFYTLEEGHDLSTGEKVLIELDWNRRYRLMRLHFAAEIILELVYQRFGRPEKVGAHIAEDKARLDFFWEGSISRIFPLLEEKARELIGADLPITSDFSDGKTEQRFWEIPGFGKVSCGGTHIRQTGEIGPLELKRKNIGKGKERIEIYLKD from the coding sequence ATGGCAACTGAAAAGGTCTTCTGGCAGGATCCTTATCTGACGGAGCTGATCGCCACCGTAACGGATGTCAGCGGAAATATTGTCACACTTGACAGAACGATCCTCTATGCCTTTGCCGGCGGGCAGGAATCCGACCGGGGAACGATCCAGGGGTTCAAGGTCCTGAAGGCCGAAAAAGACGATCTGGAAATTTTTTATACCCTTGAAGAAGGACATGACCTGTCGACCGGTGAGAAGGTCCTTATCGAACTGGACTGGAACCGCCGGTACCGCCTCATGCGCCTTCATTTCGCCGCCGAGATCATCCTGGAACTTGTCTATCAGCGTTTCGGCCGCCCTGAAAAGGTCGGCGCCCATATCGCCGAGGACAAGGCCCGTCTCGACTTTTTCTGGGAGGGAAGCATATCCCGCATCTTCCCTCTTCTTGAGGAAAAGGCCCGCGAACTCATAGGGGCCGACCTTCCCATCACCAGTGACTTCAGTGACGGTAAAACCGAGCAGCGATTCTGGGAAATACCCGGTTTCGGAAAGGTCTCCTGTGGCGGCACGCATATTAGGCAAACCGGTGAGATCGGTCCCCTGGAGCTGAAGCGAAAAAATATCGGAAAAGGCAAAGAGCGGATAGAGATCTACCTGAAGGATTGA
- a CDS encoding enoyl-CoA hydratase/isomerase family protein, protein MNYKFFELQNVEGVGVVTINKPPANTMNSSFTDELKHLVSRMDNAPDIRCVLFKSAIKKFFSAGADLTDIPSDIPPEAAASMDQAQLVKQMIKGLATKVGDIFAEVHQTFNMVETMRKPTIAAINGHALGGGLEFAMSCDFRFMGRNSGTIGLPEIRLGLLPVAGGTQRLPRLIGRSKALEFMLEGSRISADEALSLGLVNRVFEAEELEKESLSYAKKLARGATYSMGLIKKCVNTGRDRGIPEGLKEERAAAVELVQTEDFFEGLMCFLEKRQPEFKGK, encoded by the coding sequence GTGAACTACAAATTTTTCGAATTACAGAATGTAGAGGGTGTCGGTGTGGTCACCATCAACAAGCCGCCGGCAAACACAATGAACAGTTCCTTTACGGACGAATTGAAACACCTGGTCTCCCGGATGGATAATGCACCGGACATACGATGCGTGCTGTTCAAAAGTGCAATAAAAAAATTTTTCTCAGCGGGGGCCGACCTGACCGATATTCCGTCCGACATACCTCCTGAAGCAGCTGCATCCATGGACCAGGCACAACTGGTGAAACAGATGATCAAGGGTCTCGCGACCAAGGTAGGAGATATATTCGCCGAGGTCCATCAAACGTTCAATATGGTCGAAACCATGAGAAAACCCACCATAGCGGCCATTAACGGCCATGCCCTGGGCGGGGGGCTGGAATTCGCCATGTCCTGCGATTTTCGATTCATGGGCAGAAATTCAGGAACGATCGGACTACCTGAGATACGACTTGGGTTACTGCCCGTGGCTGGTGGCACCCAGCGGCTTCCGCGTCTCATCGGCAGGAGCAAGGCTTTGGAGTTCATGCTGGAAGGTTCAAGGATAAGTGCCGACGAAGCCCTGTCCCTCGGCCTGGTGAACAGGGTCTTTGAGGCGGAAGAACTGGAAAAGGAATCGCTTTCTTACGCAAAGAAACTTGCCCGTGGAGCTACGTACAGCATGGGCCTGATCAAGAAGTGCGTCAACACAGGCAGGGACCGGGGCATCCCGGAAGGGCTGAAAGAAGAAAGGGCAGCGGCGGTAGAATTGGTCCAAACTGAGGATTTTTTTGAAGGCCTGATGTGCTTTCTCGAAAAGAGACAACCGGAATTCAAAGGCAAATAG
- a CDS encoding nitroreductase: MDIVEAIRMRKSIRKYKPDPVPKEILSNILEIAVRAPSAMNTQPWEFTVITGKVLENVKNVNIEKLHSGAPLHLEHPSGGWPFESVYRDRQVELGMQLFELMDIPRDDMEKRAAWLERGFRYFDAPAAIIIMTDRVLTEGGPMFDIGTVAQNICLVALTYGLGTCIEDQGIMYPDVLREHAGIPESKRIVMSIAIGYPDWKFPANRLESARDPIERITTWCGFDPITGPEQL, translated from the coding sequence ATGGATATCGTTGAAGCCATACGAATGCGAAAAAGCATAAGAAAGTATAAACCGGATCCGGTTCCGAAGGAAATCCTCAGTAACATCCTCGAGATTGCTGTCCGCGCCCCCTCAGCGATGAATACCCAGCCCTGGGAATTTACCGTGATTACTGGAAAAGTACTTGAAAATGTAAAAAACGTCAACATTGAAAAGTTGCATTCCGGTGCTCCGCTCCATCTGGAACATCCCTCCGGGGGGTGGCCTTTTGAAAGCGTGTACCGCGACCGCCAGGTGGAACTGGGCATGCAGCTTTTCGAGCTCATGGATATTCCCCGAGATGACATGGAAAAGAGGGCTGCCTGGCTTGAACGGGGTTTCCGCTACTTTGACGCGCCGGCCGCCATCATTATAATGACGGATCGCGTTCTGACGGAGGGCGGTCCCATGTTCGACATCGGTACCGTTGCCCAGAACATCTGCCTTGTCGCGCTCACTTACGGTCTCGGCACCTGTATCGAGGATCAGGGGATCATGTACCCCGACGTATTGCGGGAGCACGCAGGAATACCTGAGTCCAAACGGATAGTCATGTCCATTGCCATCGGCTATCCTGACTGGAAGTTCCCGGCAAACAGGCTGGAAAGCGCCCGGGACCCCATAGAACGTATCACCACCTGGTGCGGCTTTGATCCGATCACCGGACCGGAACAATTGTAA